One Candidatus Vicinibacter affinis DNA window includes the following coding sequences:
- a CDS encoding tryptophan-rich sensory protein: MKKLILLLLCMVITMLVGATSGLLTIEGINEWYPFLLKPFFNPPNYIFGPVWTVLYLVMGISLFLIWDSDATKFRTRALAVFSAQLLLNFLWSFLFFYLRSPLLALIDIMLLWWLISTMISLFVKINKTAGYIQIPYLLWVSFATVLNASIWYLNK; encoded by the coding sequence ATGAAAAAATTAATTCTGCTTTTACTCTGTATGGTCATAACCATGTTGGTCGGAGCAACCTCCGGGCTATTGACCATCGAAGGAATTAATGAATGGTACCCCTTTCTCTTGAAGCCCTTTTTTAACCCACCCAATTATATATTTGGACCGGTATGGACAGTATTATATCTGGTGATGGGGATTTCCTTGTTTCTGATTTGGGACAGTGATGCAACTAAATTCAGAACCCGGGCACTTGCTGTTTTTTCAGCTCAGTTATTGCTTAATTTTTTGTGGTCATTTTTATTTTTCTATCTAAGAAGTCCACTTTTAGCACTTATAGACATTATGCTTCTTTGGTGGCTCATCAGTACCATGATTTCACTTTTTGTCAAGATTAATAAGACAGCCGGTTACATCCAAATTCCATATTTATTGTGGGTAAGCTTTGCAACTGTCCTGAACGCTTCTATCTGGTACTTAAATAAATAA
- a CDS encoding SRPBCC family protein, translating to MSLYTLQKTQKIPATLDVVWDFMSAPKNLKTITPPYMGFDILTEDLPEKVYPGMLIHYHVSPLLGIKMKWLTEITHVEEGTYFVDEQRSGPYKIWHHEHHLKAIPNGVMMVDLIHYVPPFGFLGDIAQSMFIKNQLEEIFSFRHRKLIEMFGEFPE from the coding sequence ATGTCGCTCTATACCTTACAAAAAACGCAAAAAATTCCTGCGACTTTAGATGTTGTATGGGATTTTATGTCCGCTCCAAAAAATCTCAAAACAATTACCCCGCCCTATATGGGTTTTGACATCCTCACAGAGGACCTTCCGGAAAAAGTATATCCGGGAATGCTGATCCATTATCATGTGAGCCCTTTACTGGGTATAAAAATGAAATGGCTTACGGAGATTACACACGTTGAAGAGGGAACATATTTTGTAGACGAACAAAGATCGGGACCCTACAAAATCTGGCATCATGAGCATCATTTAAAAGCCATTCCAAATGGCGTTATGATGGTCGATCTCATTCATTATGTTCCACCTTTTGGATTTCTTGGAGACATTGCCCAAAGCATGTTCATTAAAAATCAATTAGAAGAAATATTTAGCTTCAGACATCGAAAATTAATAGAAATGTTTGGTGAATTCCCCGAATAA